The Candidatus Stygibacter australis region GTGATCACCGGTGCTGACCGGATTGCAGCAAATGGTGATATCGCTAATAAAATCGGTACATATTCCAAGGCAGTTCTGGCTAAGGAAAACAATATCCCTTTTTATATTGCTGCACCATTTTCAACTTTTGACCGGGAATTGCATTCAGGGAAAGATATTCCAATCGAGGAGCGTTCTCCTGATGAAGTCCTCAAATTCAATGAAATGGAGCTTAGCTCAGGGCTTAGCAAAGCATATAATCCGGCATTTGATGTCACCCCTGCGAAATATATCACAGGATATATCACTCCAGCAGGAATATATACAAAAAAGGATTTTGATAAATTATGGGAAATGAATATCAAGGCACAAAGTTCACAACCAATCTAAGTAGAAGAGCAATAACAAGTTCAGCTATTAAAGAAATTCAATCCTGGGCAGCCTTCTTTGCCAGAAATAATTGTGCTCCAGCACTCCCTGGAGGGTATGGCGGAAATCTGAGCTGTCGTGAAGCTGATACTTTTTTGATTACTGCATCAGGAGCTAATCTGGCTGATCTTGACCCTGACCAGATAGTGAAAGTGAGTAAGGTCAGTTTAGATGATCTAACAGTCTGGGCAGAAGGTACACAATTGCCCTCTTCTGAAACTCTACTACATGCTGCGATTTATCAGAACCGTCCGGAAATCAATGCCATATTCCATGGACATTACCCGGTTTTTGAAGATAACTTTACTCAACTTGGCATCCCAATAACTTCCGAAGTAGCGGATTATGGCAGCATAAAACTGGTGAAGGATGTTCTGGCAATACTGGGAAAAGAGAAATTTCTCCTGCTGCGCAATCATGGATTTATCAGTCTGGGAAAAACATGTCAGGAAGCGGGTGAAAATGTTGTTCGTGTTTGTAATCGGCTTGATATATACCTGATTTGAGCAATTCTTTTTTGCTCATATCACGAATCTCTTTGGCAAACGAATATTAGCAGACTTTGTCCGAATTGAAAATGTAGCTTAATCATCTTGATTAAGTCTTTATTAATCAATCAGCGATGATTAGCCTACATCATTATTTGGATTAAAAATATCCTGATCAAGATTAATTCAGACCAAGGATGGTCTGTGTACGCAGAATCCAGACCAGGGATGGTCTGTGTACGCAGCATAAATCTGTGGCTTACGTGTTTTTATTCTCCCGCATTTGCGCCCCACCTGTGAGTACACCGGCGGTGCACATCTGCTTATCTGACTTTACATTACATTTTACTGTGTTCTCTGTGGTTGATGATCTGTTTGATTAGTTAAATTTCAAGAAAATAAATATTGCACCGCCAGCAATTGCTGACGGTGCATTTATTAATTACGGATGGATCAGTCCCAGCCAGTCTCCCAGGAGAAATTGCAGTCTTCCGATCAGAAGCGAGATTCTTGCCATGGCAGTATAGCCAAAAGCACCACCAAAAGAAACCATTAGGAAATAAATACCTATGCGGGATAACACACCTACAAATCCCTTATGCCTGGCTGAAAAGAAGAAATATATCACTCCTGTAATAGTTCCTAGAATTAATAGAGTTTGACCGAGTATTAATACCCAGTCTCCTCCATCAAAGGGGTTCATCATAGTTGCTGTTAACTGTTTGATAATATCGCTTTTAGTGTAAGTTAACATCCCCAGTCCAGCAGAAGAACCTATCATTAGTGCCATGGGAAATCTTGATAGCCACTCCGTTTTGGGTATTATCCTCAGTAACATGAATATACCCAGTATTCCAGGTACGATCAGGAGGAAGTTAGCGCTGAAATCCGTCTTTAAGGGAATAATTAGATTGGGAAGTACAATATTATAAAT contains the following coding sequences:
- a CDS encoding class II aldolase/adducin family protein, with the translated sequence MGNEYQGTKFTTNLSRRAITSSAIKEIQSWAAFFARNNCAPALPGGYGGNLSCREADTFLITASGANLADLDPDQIVKVSKVSLDDLTVWAEGTQLPSSETLLHAAIYQNRPEINAIFHGHYPVFEDNFTQLGIPITSEVADYGSIKLVKDVLAILGKEKFLLLRNHGFISLGKTCQEAGENVVRVCNRLDIYLI